CCGGATTACGTGCGAACGAGTTAATGCAGCATGGAACGGCGCCCGCAGCACTGTTTGAACTTCTTGCCGGACCCGCAGGGGCAAGGCTCGTTCCGGCCGGTCTTGCCGCCTGACCGGATGAATGTCCCGGATGGCGGCGTGTAAAGATTGCGCTGTTTCAAAAAATACCGGTGCATGCGCATGACGCCTGCGGCGGCGCCAACCAGCAGATCCTGCCGTTGACCCTCGGTGACAGGATCATCGAAGGGGCGCATTTCCGGGTCTTCATGATGTTCATAGGCGAGTGCCCATATCGGCACCATGGCACCGCCTTCAGCTTCATCCTCCATGATCTGGAACCAGATATCGCGCCGCAGCTCGGTTCCGCGCAGGAACCCCTGCGCCCAGTCGTTGGCCTGGTATCTGCCATTCTCATCTTCCAGCACGAGAGGCAGGTATACCTCCTCGGAATCGAGCTGGTGGTTCACATGGTTCCAGTGCCGGTTGACCAGTTCGACAAACAGTTCGGCCTCCGCCATGTCCTCAAAGACCAGATCGCCGTCTTCCGTCGCGCCGTTTTGTAGGACGGGCATGTATTCGCTTGGCATGACCAGATCCGGACAACAAGCCAGCGCCGCGAAGAAGCCGTCGAGCGCTTCGACATTCGGGATTGCGCCGCCGCGCACCCGGCCAAGGAATTCTCCCAGCCTGCGTTCTTCGCTGTCGGAAAGTTCGGTATTGCGTTTCATATCGGCAGCCCCGCTTTTCGCATGAGGGTTGAGAGTTCGTCGGTTCTGTCTGTATCCAGCTGGCCCTTGAGGAAGCGGCGGATTTCGGGAAGGCGGGTGTCGGTCAGATCGGCCAGCGCCTTGGGGCTGTAGCCGATCCGGGCCAGCCGGGCGTCAAGATCGTCAAAGCCGACCGAAATGGTTTCCTCTACGATCTCGCGCGTGACCTGATCCGCGCCCATCCGGTAGGCATCGGCAAAGGCCCGGTTCAGGTGTTCGGCAAACTGCAAGGGCGTGGAAAGACGCTCCGCAAGATACTGCTGCGCCGCATCCTCAAAGACGTCCAGCGGCTCAACCCCTTCGGCCAGGCATTGTCCGAGAAGCCAGGACACGAATTCACGGCGTTCGTCGCCGATGCTGCTGAATTCGAACTTCACCGTCCGGTGGCCGACTTCCTCCATCGTGGCGCGGCGCAGGTCATTTCTGAGCCGCGGGTGGCCAACCAGCACCACGGACAGGGTGCCGCCCCCGGCGCCGATGACTTCCCGCAGCCGTTTCAAGCCGTTAAGCGTATTGCCGTGCAGGTCATGGGCTTCGTCGATGAAGAGGGCAATCGGCTTTTTGGCCTTGCGCACGGCCTCTTGAAGCAGCCGCTCCCGGCGCTCGGGCTGGGTTGGAACTTTCATGTCCGGATCGCCGCTAATGTCGAGAAAGAGCGCCGTGATCAGGGCCGGCAGCACCACGCGCGGCTTGTCCACCGAGAGGCTGCGCGCCACGATGATTTTCTTGTCGGCCGTGATCTGTTCCTGAAGACGGTTGATCATCACTGTCTTGCCGACCCCCACAGGGCCGGAAATGGCGATCAGATGCCCGGCCATAATGGCGGCCATCACGTCCTCCCGGAACTGGGTCAGGCGTTCGGTCTCGAAATACCCCGCCTGGTTCCACGGCCGCTCGATGCGGAAATGTTTCATGACCTGTCTGCTGAGCATGAGACCCGCCCCCTTCCTGTCATTGTTCGCGCCGGAAGCGCTGCTTGATTGCCGCCTCGATCTCGGCCTTGTTGAGCGTCCGGCCAACCAGATCGCCGATGAAGGCACGGTCCTCCTGCGAGAGTTCAGCAAGCGGCCGGTCCAGCAGATAGGAAATGGCCCGCCGTGCGCTCAGCGCATTCTCATAGGAAATCTGCCCCCAAGGGTCCGGATCGCTGAAGCGGACCTTGGGCAGCGGCACAATCTCGGCCGGGGCCGCGTCCAAACCTGACCCGCCAAGAGCGGCACGCGGCAAGCTGATCTGCTCGGCCAGTTTGGCTACCGCCTCGGCGCGCTTTTCACGGGGCGAAGATTTGCGCTTGCGATACCGGTGCAGGGGGATTGGCCCGCCCTCGGGCCGATAGGGGCCGTAGCGCTTGTCCTGCCATTCCACGAACAGCTCATGATCGAAAAGGCCCCACCACAGCAGTACCTCCTCGCCTGCGAGATCGCCATCAACCTCGTAGAAGGCCCCGTCGATGGAAACGCGCGCATCCGCTGCGACCTTCCGGCGCTCGGGCTCCCGGGCAAAGGCGCAGAAGCGTTCCCAGGAACACATCTCGCGAATACCGGTTTCTGGCAGATTGGCCACCCAATCCTCGATCCGGCTGTGCGGTTCCCGGCGATGGGGTTTGTCATTATATTTGTTGATGAAATTCCTCAGCCAGAGATTGGCCTCCGCCTCGGTTTCCGGTTCGTGGAAATGATAGAGCGTCTCATGGGCCTCCTTCACCGTCCGGAAAGGTCTTTCTACCTTGCCCTTCGACCGGGCGGTAACCCGCGCCCCGTCGGAGCCGGCGGGCATATGCGTCTTCCATTCCACCCCAAGCCGCTCCATCACCGTCTGAAACACCAAGCTCTTGGCGACGGGGCCATTGTCGAGATAGATCATCCCGGGAATGCCTTGGAACTCCGTATCCTCCTTGGGCGACATTGCATTGAACAGGAACCGCAGCGCGCTTTCCGCATCCTCGCCGTAGACGCAGCGGTACTCCTGATAGGATGTGCCGGAGCGGTCATCCACCACGCTGTAAAGCATCATCGTTGGCTGTCCCCGCTTGGGGTCCAGCCAAGCCGGCTGCGCAATATGCTTCAGATCCGAGGGGCTGATGTCAAATTGCCAGCATGCGTTGGAATGGCGGGCTTCAAAGCGGGCTGCCGGCGCCGCGCGGGTCATGCGGGGCTGGTCGTATCCCCAATCTTTCAGCCACCGGTTCACGGTCGATCGTTTCAACAGGCCTTTCGGGGGCTGCACATGGCCCTCCGGCGTCTGGACACCATGCTCTTCCAGGAGCTCGATGGCCCGGGTGGTCGAAAGATGCCGCCCTTTCCTGTTGCTCGTGCGCATCTTCAAGGCGGCGATGATCTCGCAATAGCGCGCCAGATCACGTTCCTGGATGCCACGCGGTTTCCCGCGGTCCGACCGCCGCAAGCCCTTCGGCTGATGCAGGGACTTCAGGGCGCGGTAGACCGTGGACGGGCTGACGCCAAAAAGGCCCGCGATCCGGCCAACCTCCTCCCGCCGCGCCGCTGACCGGGGCGGCAACCCGGCCAGCCGGGTTCTCAGCGCCAGCAGCGTCTCGGCCGGAATGCGGATGCCCCTATTTGCCATCGGCAAACTCAGCGACATAGGCATAGAGCGTGGCCCGTGAGATCCCCATCAGGCTGCAAATCTCCGGCACCGTGTGTTTGCGGGAGCGGTAGAGGTCCACCGCATGGGCTCGTTTCTTGCGGTCCAGCGCTTTCTTGCGGCCGCCCTTGCGGCCGCGCGCCCGCGCTGCAGTCAATCCAGCCAGGGTGCGCTCCCGGATCAGGTTGCGCTCAAACTCGGCAAGAGCGCCGAACATGTGGAAGATCAGCTGGCCGCCGCTCGACGTGGTGTCGATGGATTCCTGAAGGCTCTTCAGCCCGACGCCCATCTCCTTCAGCTCTTCGGCCCGGGCGATCAGATCCTTCAGGGACCGCCCCAACCGGTCCAGCCGCCAAACAACCAGCGTGTCACCCTCGCGCAGTTGTTCCAGGGCGCTGGTCAGGCCAGGCCTTGCTGTCTTGGCTCCGCTCGCTTTGTCCTCGAAAATCCGCTCGCATCCTGCCGATCTCAGCGCGTCATGCTGCAAGGCAAGGCTCTGATCCCCGGTCGAAATACGTGCGTAGCCAATGAGCATGAAAAACCGTCTGACAACCTGATCCGCTCACAGGAACTCATACGTTGATTTCCAGACGCGGTAAACAGACAAAATTGAGCCGTAAAATCAATCGGGAGAATTCGGCTACAGCTGCCGTCCAGCAAACGGGCGTTTGTTGAACGGCCCGTTCGCACGTAATCCGGGTTCGGCCCGATGATTGCAGGCTGGTTGCAAACAATTCGGGCTCATTCGCAAATAATGCGGGTTCGGCACCCAGGATAGACGCAAATAATCCGGGCCAAAAATCACGATGTTTGCAAGCCGAACTCAGGATGATTGCAGGCCGTTACATCTACTGCTACTTCTACGAACGGGGCCTGCGCCTGCTGAAACCGGGCGGGCGCTTGGGTTACATTTCCTCGAACACCTTCTTCAAAACCGGATCGGGTAAGCCTCTGCGGCAATACCTTCTACGGGAGGCGACGATTGAGGGCGTTGTCGATTTTGGCGATCTGCAAGTGTTCGAAGGCGTGACGACCTACCCGGCGATCCTGATCTTGAAGCGCGGGGCCGCGCCGAAAGATCATGAGCTGCGGTTCTGGAAGGTGGATGCGCTACCGGACACGAACTTCCTGGCAAGCTGGGAAGCCGCACAAGGCCCTTACCCGCAATCGGCCCTTGGGGCCGGATCATGGGAGCTGGAAAACCCCGCATTGCGGGCGCTGCGCGAGAAAATCAGGGCAGGGCGCAAGACACTGAAAGAGGTGTATGGATCGCCACTCTACGGTATCAAGACCGGCCTGAACGCGGCCTTTGTGATCGACACGCCGACCAAGGACCGGCTTTGCGCTCAGGACCCGCGCTCTGCCGGGCTGTTGAAGCCGTTCCTGGAAGGCAAAGATCTGCAACGCTGGTGGGCGGAACCGCGCGGGCTTTGGCTGATCTACATTCCCAAAAACCGGATCGACATAGAGGATTATCCGGCCATCCGCGATTGGCTGTTGCCGTTCAGGGAACAGCTTGAAAAGCGGGCGACCAAGCAAGAATGGTTCGAGCTGCAACAGGCGCAGGAAGCCTATGCGCCGCACTTTGAAGGGCCAAAGTTGATCTGGCCGCATTTCTCTCAAGGGCGTAAGTTTTTGGCCGACATCGCAAGCTACTACGCGAACAACAAGTGCTTCTTTGTCCCGGTTGGCGACATGGCTCTATTGGCACTGCTCAATTCTAAGCTGCAATGGCTCGTCTTGCAGGGCCTCTGCCGCGCCATGCGTGGAGGCGAATGGCGGCTGGAACTTGAGTCACAGTATGTCGAAAAACTTCCTATTCCGGCCTGGAACGATGGCGCACAGATCGATTTGGCGGCTGCAAGTGAACAGGCCAGTAAAGCTGCACAAGAACGCCTGAAGCTGCAAACCGCCCTGACACGCCGCATTCCCGACCTCTGCCCGACAGAGCGCGAGCCAAAGCTCACCAACAAGCTCAAGGAATGGTGGACCCTGCCAGATTTCGCCGCCTTCCGGGCCGAAGTGAAGAAGGTGTTCAAGGCTGACATTCCGCTGTCTGAGCGGTCCGATTGGGAAGATTGGATCACCCGCGACCGCGCCGAAATCGCCCACCTTACTGCCGAGATTGCCCAGGCCGAAGCCAAGATCGACGGTATTGTCTATGAGCTGTTCGACCTGACACCGGATGAAATCGCCCTTCTGGAAGCCTCAATCTGATCCGCCAAGCTGTTGCCTCGCTCTCAGAGAAAGAACGTGATGTATCAACAATTGACACGTGTATCAATTATTGATACGTTTCTGGCATGATCCAAAGTACCAAGGGAAAGCTGATCCAGGACGTTCTGGCGAACAAGGCCAGCAAAGGCTTTCCCGCCGGTATCATGAAGGTTGCACGCCGCAAGCTGACCATGATCGACGCGGCGAGCAAGCTTGAGGATTTGCGGATGCCGCCTGCCAACAGGCTTGAGGCGCTTCAAGGCGACCGCAAAGAGCAATACTCGATCCGGGTGAACGACCAATGGCGCTTTTGTTTCGTCTGGACC
This is a stretch of genomic DNA from Paracoccus aerodenitrificans. It encodes these proteins:
- a CDS encoding UPF0149 family protein, which gives rise to MKRNTELSDSEERRLGEFLGRVRGGAIPNVEALDGFFAALACCPDLVMPSEYMPVLQNGATEDGDLVFEDMAEAELFVELVNRHWNHVNHQLDSEEVYLPLVLEDENGRYQANDWAQGFLRGTELRRDIWFQIMEDEAEGGAMVPIWALAYEHHEDPEMRPFDDPVTEGQRQDLLVGAAAGVMRMHRYFLKQRNLYTPPSGTFIRSGGKTGRNEPCPCGSGKKFKQCCGRRSMLH
- a CDS encoding ExeA family protein, which gives rise to MKHFRIERPWNQAGYFETERLTQFREDVMAAIMAGHLIAISGPVGVGKTVMINRLQEQITADKKIIVARSLSVDKPRVVLPALITALFLDISGDPDMKVPTQPERRERLLQEAVRKAKKPIALFIDEAHDLHGNTLNGLKRLREVIGAGGGTLSVVLVGHPRLRNDLRRATMEEVGHRTVKFEFSSIGDERREFVSWLLGQCLAEGVEPLDVFEDAAQQYLAERLSTPLQFAEHLNRAFADAYRMGADQVTREIVEETISVGFDDLDARLARIGYSPKALADLTDTRLPEIRRFLKGQLDTDRTDELSTLMRKAGLPI
- a CDS encoding IS481 family transposase, whose protein sequence is MPAETLLALRTRLAGLPPRSAARREEVGRIAGLFGVSPSTVYRALKSLHQPKGLRRSDRGKPRGIQERDLARYCEIIAALKMRTSNRKGRHLSTTRAIELLEEHGVQTPEGHVQPPKGLLKRSTVNRWLKDWGYDQPRMTRAAPAARFEARHSNACWQFDISPSDLKHIAQPAWLDPKRGQPTMMLYSVVDDRSGTSYQEYRCVYGEDAESALRFLFNAMSPKEDTEFQGIPGMIYLDNGPVAKSLVFQTVMERLGVEWKTHMPAGSDGARVTARSKGKVERPFRTVKEAHETLYHFHEPETEAEANLWLRNFINKYNDKPHRREPHSRIEDWVANLPETGIREMCSWERFCAFAREPERRKVAADARVSIDGAFYEVDGDLAGEEVLLWWGLFDHELFVEWQDKRYGPYRPEGGPIPLHRYRKRKSSPREKRAEAVAKLAEQISLPRAALGGSGLDAAPAEIVPLPKVRFSDPDPWGQISYENALSARRAISYLLDRPLAELSQEDRAFIGDLVGRTLNKAEIEAAIKQRFRREQ
- a CDS encoding recombinase family protein, whose protein sequence is MLIGYARISTGDQSLALQHDALRSAGCERIFEDKASGAKTARPGLTSALEQLREGDTLVVWRLDRLGRSLKDLIARAEELKEMGVGLKSLQESIDTTSSGGQLIFHMFGALAEFERNLIRERTLAGLTAARARGRKGGRKKALDRKKRAHAVDLYRSRKHTVPEICSLMGISRATLYAYVAEFADGK
- a CDS encoding Eco57I restriction-modification methylase domain-containing protein, yielding MIAGRYIYCYFYERGLRLLKPGGRLGYISSNTFFKTGSGKPLRQYLLREATIEGVVDFGDLQVFEGVTTYPAILILKRGAAPKDHELRFWKVDALPDTNFLASWEAAQGPYPQSALGAGSWELENPALRALREKIRAGRKTLKEVYGSPLYGIKTGLNAAFVIDTPTKDRLCAQDPRSAGLLKPFLEGKDLQRWWAEPRGLWLIYIPKNRIDIEDYPAIRDWLLPFREQLEKRATKQEWFELQQAQEAYAPHFEGPKLIWPHFSQGRKFLADIASYYANNKCFFVPVGDMALLALLNSKLQWLVLQGLCRAMRGGEWRLELESQYVEKLPIPAWNDGAQIDLAAASEQASKAAQERLKLQTALTRRIPDLCPTEREPKLTNKLKEWWTLPDFAAFRAEVKKVFKADIPLSERSDWEDWITRDRAEIAHLTAEIAQAEAKIDGIVYELFDLTPDEIALLEASI
- a CDS encoding type II toxin-antitoxin system RelE/ParE family toxin; translated protein: MIQSTKGKLIQDVLANKASKGFPAGIMKVARRKLTMIDAASKLEDLRMPPANRLEALQGDRKEQYSIRVNDQWRFCFVWTESGPADVEFTDYH